CGCCGACCCTGTTGCGCCACGCGCTGGAGGCGGCGGAAAAGCGCAGCATGCCCATCGTGACGGTCGCCGAGGCCTTGCGCAGGATCGGAGCGTAGCTTTTCGTCGGTCCCCCGCTTCGGCGAGAAGATGGACTTGCAACGCCAGCTCCGCCGTGCGACTGGCGTTGGAACGAATCTGAACCCCCCGACACGCCCATGTCCGTCCCTTCCACCGCTCCGCTGCCAGCGCCGGCCGATGGCCGCGACGCGCTGTCGGTGCTGCATTCGGTGTTCGGCCTGCCGGGGTTCCGCGGCGCGCAGGGTGAAATTATCCGGCATGTCACCGATGGCGGCAACTGCCTGGTGCTGATGCCGACAGGTGGCGGCAAGTCGATGTGCTACCAGCTGCCGTCGCTGTTGCGCGAAGGCTGTGGCATCGTAGTCTCGCCCTTGATCGCGCTGATGCGGGACCAGGTCGCCGGCCTGATCGAAGCCGGTGTCAATGCCGCCGCGCTGAACTCGTCGCTGACACTGCAGGAAGCCTCGGATATCGAGCGGCGCTTGATCGCGGGCGACCTCGATCTGCTATACGTCGCGCCGGAACGGCTGGTGACACCACGCTGCCTGTCGATGCTGGCGCAGGCCAAGGTCGCGCTGTTCGCGATCGACGAGGCGCATTGCGTCTCGCAATGGGGCCACGACTTCCGCCCCGAATATGTCGGCCTCTCCATCATCGCCGAACGCTTTCCGGAAGTGCCGCGGATCGCGCTGACCGCGACTGCTGATGAGCTGACGCGGAAGGAGATCGTCCAGCGACTGCAGCTCGCGGACAGCCCGCAATTCGTCTCCAGCTTCGACCGACCCAATATCCGCTACGAGATCGTGGACAAGCGCAACGCGGTGTCGCAGCTCAAGGAGTTCATCCGGGAACGACATGCGGGCGATGCCGGCGTGGTCTATTGCCTGTCGCGCAATCGGGTCGAGGAGGTCGCTGCCGCGCTCGATGATGCCGGCATTGCGGCGCTGCCTTATCATGCCGGGCTCGACAGCAGCGTGCGCTCGCGCAACCAGGACCGCTTCCTCAATGAGGACGGTATCGTCATCGTCGCGACCATCGCCTTCGGCATGGGTATCGACAAGCCGGACGTGCGCTTCGTCGCCCATCTCGATCTGCCCAGGAGCATCGAGGCCTATTACCAGGAGACCGGTCGCGCCGGCCGCGACGGCAAGCCGTCGGCCGCCTGGATGGCCTATGGTCTCTCGGACATCGTGCAGCAACGTCGCATGATCGACGAGTCCACCGGCTCCGACGAGTTCAAGCGCGTGTCGATCCGCAAGCTCGACGCGCTGGTCGGCCTCGCCGAGACTGCCCAGTGCCGGCGCAAGCGGCTGCTCGGCTATTTCGGCGAGACCTTGCGGGGCGAGAGTTGTGGAAATTGCGACAATTGCCTGACGCCGCCAAAGATGCGCGACGGCAAGGTGCTGGCGCAAAAGCTGCTGTCCTGCGCTTATCGCACCGGACAGCGTTTCGGCGCGATGCACCTGATCGACGTATTGATCGGACGCCTGACCGAGAAGGTGACGCAGTTCGGTCACGACAAGCTGTCCGTGTTCGGCATCGGGCGCGAGCTCAACGAAAAGCAATGGCGCACCGTGCTGCGACAGCTGGTGGCGATGGGCCATCTGCAAAGCGACAGCGAAGCTTTTGGCGCGTTAAAGCTGACGGAGACCGCGCGCGGCGTGCTGCGTGGAGAGACCGAGGTGTGGCTGCGCGAGGAGGCCCCCACCGCCCGCGTTCGCGTCAGCCGTGCCAAGTCACGGCGTGGCGATCTCGCGCCGGCGACGAATGCGCCGCAAGGCGATGTCGATCCCGAACTGCGCGCACGCCTGCGCTCCTGGCGCTCGGACGTTGCACGCGAGCGTGGCGTGCCGGCCTATGTCGTTCTGCACGATGCCACCATCGACGGCATCGTCCGAGCCTGGCCGACCACGCTCGACGAATTGCGCAATATCCCTGGCATAGGTGACAAGAAGCTCGAGCATTACGGCGACGAGCTGTTGCAGATCGTCAAGACGCGGTAGGCGGGCGCCGCTGCCGTAGCCCGGATGGAGCGCAGCGAAATCCGGGTTACGAGTTCATAGCCTCACCCATTCCTGAACGCATACGCATATCCGTTCAGCGCCGGAGCGCCGCCGAGATGCGCGTACAGGATCTTCGCGCCCTTCTCGAAATGGTTCTTCTGCACCAAGTCGATCAGACCCTGCATCGACTTGCCCTCGTAGACGGGGTCCGTGATCATGCCCTCAAGACGGGCAGTGAGGCGGATCGCGTCCTTGGTTTCTTCCGACGGCACGCCATAGGCGGGATAGGCATAGTCCTCGATCAGCACAACGTCGTCGGCGACGAGGTCCTTGCCGAGTTCGACCAGCTTGGCCGTGTTCTGCGCGATCTCGAGCACCTGCGCTTTCGTCTGCGCCGGTGTGAATGAGGCATCGATGCCGATCACCTTACGTGCGCGGCCATCGGCTGCGAAGCCGACCAGCATGCCGGCATGGGTCGAGCCGGTGACGGTGCAGACTATGATGTAGTCGAACTTGAAGCCGAGCTCTTTCTCCTGCTTGCGCACTTCCTCGGCGAAGCCGACATAGCCGAGCCCGCCGAATTTAT
Above is a window of Bradyrhizobium manausense DNA encoding:
- a CDS encoding 1-aminocyclopropane-1-carboxylate deaminase, translated to MNLDKFARYPLTFGPTPIEKLERLSKHLGGNVEIYAKREDCNSGLAYGGNKLRKLEYIIPDAIASNADTLVSIGGVQSNHTRMIAAVAAKIGMKCRLVQEAWVPHEDAVYDRVGNIMLSRIMGADVRLVDDGFDIGIRKSWEQAIEEVKAAGGKPYAIPAGASVHKFGGLGYVGFAEEVRKQEKELGFKFDYIIVCTVTGSTHAGMLVGFAADGRARKVIGIDASFTPAQTKAQVLEIAQNTAKLVELGKDLVADDVVLIEDYAYPAYGVPSEETKDAIRLTARLEGMITDPVYEGKSMQGLIDLVQKNHFEKGAKILYAHLGGAPALNGYAYAFRNG
- the recQ gene encoding DNA helicase RecQ encodes the protein MSVPSTAPLPAPADGRDALSVLHSVFGLPGFRGAQGEIIRHVTDGGNCLVLMPTGGGKSMCYQLPSLLREGCGIVVSPLIALMRDQVAGLIEAGVNAAALNSSLTLQEASDIERRLIAGDLDLLYVAPERLVTPRCLSMLAQAKVALFAIDEAHCVSQWGHDFRPEYVGLSIIAERFPEVPRIALTATADELTRKEIVQRLQLADSPQFVSSFDRPNIRYEIVDKRNAVSQLKEFIRERHAGDAGVVYCLSRNRVEEVAAALDDAGIAALPYHAGLDSSVRSRNQDRFLNEDGIVIVATIAFGMGIDKPDVRFVAHLDLPRSIEAYYQETGRAGRDGKPSAAWMAYGLSDIVQQRRMIDESTGSDEFKRVSIRKLDALVGLAETAQCRRKRLLGYFGETLRGESCGNCDNCLTPPKMRDGKVLAQKLLSCAYRTGQRFGAMHLIDVLIGRLTEKVTQFGHDKLSVFGIGRELNEKQWRTVLRQLVAMGHLQSDSEAFGALKLTETARGVLRGETEVWLREEAPTARVRVSRAKSRRGDLAPATNAPQGDVDPELRARLRSWRSDVARERGVPAYVVLHDATIDGIVRAWPTTLDELRNIPGIGDKKLEHYGDELLQIVKTR